From the uncultured Trichococcus sp. genome, one window contains:
- a CDS encoding helix-turn-helix domain-containing protein — protein sequence MDLIALLSQESVIEKEQKKRHKFVPDLPELEGEATRAPKIKEHLFFENKDIYISKHNRYAAYPEHSHQFLELNYIVKGECRQIINGVPYLLKEGDILLMDTGSAHSIEALGKDDLLLNILFNNKSISINWLMEMNHSDSILYKILLTNNPLDTNAANFILFRNEQNEHIKQIINNMADEYFFPKVFSGKIISSYLPILLYELARSLPHEYSETFSKKDPFYEVLQLIDAEFTTLTLDAASKRLNFNKNYLSNMIKKRSGQTFTELLNEKRLLKANLLIESTEIPIQTILTEVGFSNKTYFYTCYKNRFHCLPSEVRKK from the coding sequence ATGGATCTGATTGCGCTGTTATCTCAGGAATCTGTCATCGAAAAGGAACAAAAAAAGCGGCATAAATTTGTGCCCGATCTGCCGGAACTGGAGGGCGAGGCGACTCGGGCGCCCAAGATCAAGGAGCATCTGTTTTTCGAAAACAAGGACATCTACATCAGCAAACACAACCGCTACGCCGCCTACCCGGAGCACTCCCATCAATTCTTGGAGCTCAACTACATCGTCAAGGGCGAATGCCGCCAGATCATCAACGGCGTCCCTTACCTGTTGAAGGAAGGCGATATTTTGTTGATGGACACTGGCAGCGCGCATTCCATCGAGGCGCTCGGCAAGGACGACCTGCTTTTGAACATCCTTTTCAACAACAAGAGCATCTCGATCAACTGGCTTATGGAAATGAACCACAGCGACAGCATCCTCTACAAAATTTTGCTGACGAATAACCCGCTGGACACGAATGCCGCCAACTTCATCCTGTTCCGCAATGAACAGAACGAGCACATCAAGCAGATCATCAACAACATGGCCGATGAATACTTCTTCCCGAAAGTCTTTTCCGGCAAGATCATCAGCAGCTACCTGCCAATCCTGCTTTACGAATTGGCGCGTTCCCTGCCGCACGAATACAGCGAAACGTTCAGCAAAAAAGACCCCTTTTACGAGGTCCTTCAGCTGATCGATGCCGAGTTCACAACGCTGACCTTGGACGCTGCGTCCAAACGGCTGAACTTCAATAAAAACTACTTGAGTAACATGATCAAAAAGCGCAGCGGCCAGACGTTCACGGAACTGCTGAACGAAAAGCGGCTGCTGAAGGCCAACCTGCTGATCGAATCCACCGAAATCCCGATCCAGACGATCCTGACCGAAGTCGGGTTCTCCAACAAGACTTATTTCTATACGTGCTACAAGAACAGATTCCACTGTCTGCCATCAGAAGTGCGAAAAAAATAA
- a CDS encoding beta-glucoside-specific PTS transporter subunit IIABC encodes MDYSQLAKAIVEKVGGKDNITGLTHCVTRLRFNLADEARADTEALKKMEGVIGVIQKGGQYQVVVGNDVKFIYQAVMKNEKLDFDGVQPASAGQENRSVIAKVLDTISGIFVPIVPVLAGAGMLKALLSVLVLAGLVAPASQTYVILNFMGDAGFYFLPIILAASAARKFNVTPYLAMAIGGILLHPNFTGMVAGAREAGTSIAVFGMPVRLSTYGNSVIPIILAIWFMSYVEPFVDRVIPRSLRLVLAPLFTMLIVGLATLIVLGPLGNYLGEGVGILIAYLDTYASWLVPMLVGAFTPLMVMTGMHYGLIPIGINMLASSGYDTVAGPGMTVSNIAQGGASLAVAFKAKDADVKRLASSVWLTAVLGITEPALYGINLRYKRPLISAMIGGGAAGLFIGIFGVRRYAQVGPGLLALPAFIGPEGLANFYYAVIGCVIAFVLSFVIQYAWGLEEEAAVVEMETEPVLTVGETLTAPLSGTVIKLSDVADEVFASGMMGSGAAIIPSEGKVYAPADATVTVLLDTKHAIGLRTDAGAEILIHVGMDTVELGGKHFEAHVAKDQHVTKGTLLLSFDAEEIKAIGYDTTTPIVVTNAAEYPEFVQEDDGTVTAGAAFLTLEK; translated from the coding sequence ATGGATTATTCACAATTGGCAAAAGCAATCGTGGAAAAAGTGGGCGGAAAAGATAACATCACAGGGTTGACGCACTGTGTGACAAGACTGCGTTTCAATCTGGCGGATGAGGCGAGAGCGGATACTGAGGCATTGAAGAAGATGGAAGGGGTCATCGGCGTTATCCAAAAAGGCGGTCAATATCAGGTTGTCGTCGGTAATGACGTCAAGTTTATCTATCAAGCAGTCATGAAAAATGAAAAGCTGGACTTCGATGGTGTACAGCCAGCATCAGCAGGTCAAGAAAACCGCAGCGTAATCGCAAAGGTACTGGATACGATTTCGGGTATTTTTGTGCCGATTGTTCCAGTGCTGGCAGGAGCCGGGATGCTGAAAGCCTTGCTTTCGGTCCTTGTGTTAGCAGGGCTGGTGGCGCCAGCCTCGCAGACGTATGTAATCCTCAACTTTATGGGCGATGCCGGTTTCTATTTCTTGCCGATCATCCTGGCGGCATCGGCTGCGCGCAAATTCAATGTCACTCCATATCTAGCCATGGCCATCGGTGGGATTTTGTTGCATCCGAACTTCACCGGAATGGTGGCGGGCGCCAGGGAAGCCGGAACCAGCATCGCTGTATTCGGGATGCCGGTCAGATTGAGCACTTACGGGAACTCGGTCATCCCGATCATCCTGGCAATCTGGTTTATGTCCTATGTAGAACCTTTTGTGGACCGGGTGATTCCGAGGAGTCTGCGATTGGTGTTGGCGCCGTTGTTCACGATGCTGATTGTGGGATTGGCCACTTTAATAGTATTGGGACCGTTGGGGAACTATCTGGGTGAAGGTGTCGGAATCCTGATCGCATACTTGGACACTTATGCAAGCTGGCTTGTTCCGATGCTGGTTGGAGCCTTCACACCATTGATGGTCATGACGGGCATGCACTACGGATTGATTCCGATCGGGATCAATATGTTGGCATCTTCCGGCTATGATACCGTTGCCGGACCAGGGATGACTGTATCGAATATCGCTCAGGGCGGAGCCTCTCTGGCTGTGGCTTTCAAAGCGAAGGATGCCGATGTCAAACGCTTGGCTTCCTCGGTTTGGTTGACAGCTGTACTCGGCATCACCGAACCGGCTTTGTACGGGATCAATCTGCGCTACAAACGTCCACTGATTTCTGCGATGATCGGCGGCGGTGCAGCCGGCTTGTTCATTGGCATTTTCGGGGTGCGCAGATACGCACAAGTGGGACCCGGATTGTTGGCGCTGCCGGCCTTCATCGGGCCAGAAGGGCTGGCTAACTTCTACTATGCAGTGATAGGATGTGTGATCGCTTTTGTACTCTCCTTCGTGATTCAATATGCTTGGGGACTTGAGGAAGAGGCAGCAGTTGTTGAAATGGAAACTGAACCCGTGCTTACGGTTGGAGAAACGTTGACAGCACCATTGTCCGGCACTGTGATCAAACTGTCCGACGTTGCCGATGAAGTGTTCGCTTCCGGCATGATGGGTTCAGGCGCCGCAATCATTCCGAGCGAAGGCAAGGTGTATGCACCGGCTGACGCAACCGTGACGGTGCTGCTGGATACGAAACATGCTATCGGGCTCCGGACGGATGCAGGTGCAGAGATCCTCATACACGTCGGGATGGATACTGTGGAACTGGGAGGGAAACACTTCGAAGCCCATGTCGCAAAAGACCAACACGTAACGAAAGGGACGCTGCTGCTCAGCTTCGATGCAGAAGAAATCAAAGCAATAGGCTATGACACCACCACGCCGATTGTCGTGACGAACGCAGCCGAATATCCTGAATTTGTTCAGGAAGACGATGGAACGGTTACGGCAGGAGCAGCGTTTCTCACATTGGAAAAATAA
- a CDS encoding glycoside hydrolase family 1 protein, translating into MGFPDNFLWGGATAANQIEGAYLEDGKGLSTADMMTAGSPTRKRDITAVIETDRYYPTHEAIDHYHRFEEDIALFAEMGFKCYRFSIAWSRIFPQGDETEPNAKGLAFYDKLIDLCLENGIEPLVTISHFENPMGLQKYGSWENRKVVDFYLRYAETLFEHFKGRVTYWLTFNEINVMSTMPWNAGGITSSDEAVKMTAAYHQFIASALAVKAGRAIDPQNKIGMMYAGHFSYPNSCHPDDIQGNEDFVHKMMFYPDVQCRGYYPNYKLKELERHNITLPVLPGDAEILKEGTVDFISFSYYMTHVCGRNTKGILRGLNGLDTGYKNPHIERSEWGWGIDPKGLRYALNYLYDRYQLPLMIVENGLGAADTIVDGEIHDDYRIDYIRQHIIEMEKAIDLDGVPVMGYTSWGPIDLISASTGEMSKRYGFIYVDLDDEGNGSRQRIKKDSFAWYKQVIATNGENLDWKEA; encoded by the coding sequence ATGGGATTTCCGGATAATTTTTTATGGGGCGGCGCAACAGCCGCCAACCAAATCGAAGGAGCATACTTGGAGGACGGCAAAGGCCTGAGTACAGCCGATATGATGACGGCGGGCAGCCCGACCCGGAAACGGGACATCACTGCGGTAATCGAAACTGACCGCTACTATCCCACGCATGAAGCCATCGACCATTATCACCGTTTCGAAGAGGATATCGCACTTTTCGCCGAGATGGGTTTTAAGTGCTACCGCTTTTCGATCGCCTGGTCCCGCATCTTCCCGCAAGGGGACGAAACGGAACCGAATGCGAAGGGATTGGCTTTTTACGATAAGCTCATCGATCTTTGCCTGGAGAACGGCATCGAGCCGTTGGTGACCATTTCCCACTTCGAGAATCCGATGGGACTGCAGAAATACGGTTCATGGGAAAACCGAAAGGTGGTCGATTTTTACCTGCGCTATGCTGAAACGCTGTTCGAGCACTTCAAAGGCAGGGTCACGTACTGGCTGACCTTCAATGAAATCAACGTGATGTCCACGATGCCGTGGAATGCCGGCGGAATCACTTCGTCGGACGAAGCGGTCAAAATGACAGCGGCCTATCACCAGTTCATCGCCAGTGCTTTGGCCGTTAAAGCCGGTCGCGCCATCGATCCGCAAAACAAAATCGGCATGATGTATGCCGGCCATTTTTCTTATCCGAACAGTTGCCACCCGGACGACATCCAAGGGAACGAGGATTTCGTGCACAAGATGATGTTCTATCCGGATGTGCAGTGCCGGGGCTACTACCCGAACTACAAGCTGAAGGAGCTTGAACGCCACAACATCACACTGCCGGTGCTTCCGGGAGACGCGGAAATCCTCAAAGAAGGCACGGTTGACTTCATTTCCTTCAGCTATTACATGACGCATGTGTGCGGAAGGAACACGAAAGGGATCCTGCGGGGGTTGAACGGACTGGACACCGGCTACAAAAATCCGCATATCGAACGGTCCGAATGGGGGTGGGGCATCGACCCGAAAGGCCTGCGCTATGCCTTGAACTACTTGTATGACCGTTACCAGCTGCCGCTCATGATCGTCGAAAACGGGCTGGGCGCCGCCGATACGATCGTTGATGGGGAAATCCACGATGATTACCGCATCGACTATATCCGCCAGCACATCATCGAAATGGAAAAAGCCATCGACCTGGACGGAGTTCCGGTCATGGGCTACACTTCCTGGGGACCGATCGATCTGATTTCGGCCAGCACGGGGGAAATGAGCAAGCGTTACGGCTTCATTTATGTCGATCTGGACGATGAAGGCAACGGCAGCCGGCAGCGGATCAAAAAAGATTCCTTCGCGTGGTACAAACAAGTGATTGCGACCAATGGCGAAAACTTGGATTGGAAAGAAGCATAA
- the galT gene encoding UDP-glucose--hexose-1-phosphate uridylyltransferase, with the protein MTINETVNAIDQAVVDFVETGIANGETDAMDRIALRNLLLAMIGKEDLDTQLVPSQNLPDRLDLLDYLVDWAVANGKIEDYQYARETLEAQIMSLITPMPSVINKHFWEVYAKNPEAATDYFYQLSQNNDYIKTRSIAKNIAFQHRTDYGELEITINLSKPEKDPKQIALAKHAPASAYPSCQLCMENEGYAGRIDHPARANHRIIRMPLNGEKWGLQYSPYAYYEEHCIFLAEEHKPMKLDKHTFEKLLGIITQFPHYFVGSNADLPIVGGSILSHDHYQGGRHTFAMAEAPVERPFEMNRFASVQAGIVKWPMSVIRLAGKDAHELAEAASFILDAWRGYSDEAADILDVTEGIPHNTITPIARMKDGLFELDLVLRNNRTSPEFPDGIFHPHPDVQNIKKENIGLIEVMGLAILPPRLKDELSEIEKYLNGETAEIATYHQDWVVGLVDEKGRTGADAAEVVQEAVSEAFLRVLEDAGVFKRTPEGQQAFRRFVEQLR; encoded by the coding sequence ATGACGATAAATGAGACAGTAAATGCGATCGACCAAGCTGTTGTCGATTTCGTGGAAACGGGAATCGCAAACGGCGAAACGGATGCGATGGACAGGATTGCGCTGCGGAATCTGCTGTTGGCCATGATCGGAAAGGAAGACTTGGATACGCAATTGGTGCCTTCGCAAAATTTGCCGGATCGTTTGGATCTGCTGGATTACTTGGTGGATTGGGCGGTCGCAAACGGGAAAATCGAGGACTACCAATATGCAAGGGAAACGCTGGAGGCGCAGATCATGTCTTTGATCACGCCGATGCCTTCCGTCATCAACAAGCATTTCTGGGAAGTCTATGCAAAAAATCCGGAAGCGGCAACTGACTATTTCTACCAGCTCAGCCAAAACAATGATTACATCAAAACCCGCAGCATCGCCAAAAATATCGCGTTTCAGCACCGGACCGATTACGGGGAACTGGAGATCACAATCAACTTGTCCAAACCGGAGAAGGATCCGAAACAGATCGCTTTGGCTAAGCATGCACCGGCTTCCGCTTATCCATCTTGCCAACTCTGCATGGAAAACGAAGGCTACGCCGGTCGCATCGACCATCCGGCACGCGCCAACCACCGCATCATCCGCATGCCGTTGAACGGCGAGAAGTGGGGGCTGCAGTACTCGCCTTATGCCTATTATGAGGAGCATTGCATCTTCTTGGCTGAGGAGCACAAGCCGATGAAATTGGATAAGCATACTTTCGAGAAGTTGCTCGGGATCATCACGCAATTCCCGCACTATTTCGTCGGATCGAACGCCGATTTGCCGATCGTAGGCGGCTCAATCCTGTCGCATGACCATTATCAAGGCGGTCGGCATACATTCGCGATGGCGGAAGCACCGGTCGAACGGCCGTTTGAAATGAACCGATTCGCTTCGGTTCAGGCAGGCATCGTCAAGTGGCCGATGTCCGTCATCCGGCTTGCCGGAAAGGATGCGCATGAATTGGCGGAGGCGGCGTCCTTTATTCTGGATGCATGGCGGGGCTATTCGGATGAAGCGGCCGACATCCTGGATGTCACCGAGGGCATTCCGCACAACACGATCACGCCGATTGCGCGCATGAAGGACGGCTTGTTCGAACTGGATCTGGTGCTGCGCAACAACCGGACTTCGCCGGAGTTCCCGGACGGCATTTTCCATCCGCATCCGGATGTGCAGAACATCAAGAAAGAGAATATCGGCCTGATCGAAGTGATGGGGCTGGCGATTTTGCCGCCGCGCTTGAAGGATGAATTGAGCGAAATCGAAAAGTATCTCAACGGAGAAACAGCAGAAATCGCTACTTACCATCAGGATTGGGTTGTGGGTTTGGTGGACGAAAAAGGGCGGACCGGTGCCGATGCAGCGGAAGTGGTGCAGGAAGCGGTAAGCGAAGCCTTTTTGCGGGTGCTGGAGGATGCTGGTGTCTTCAAACGCACCCCTGAAGGCCAGCAAGCGTTCCGCCGTTTTGTCGAACAGTTGCGTTGA
- a CDS encoding sulfite exporter TauE/SafE family protein, whose protein sequence is MIYLLYAVVMFIASVTGALAGLGGGVIIKQLLDVIGYHNAVEIGFYASVAIFIMGIVAIGKLYRNGFPFDIKIVSLISIGSLVGGYLGQTAFMTLINSTKEGYVKAIQAVLLAITLVLILYYERRKDKIRHYHVKQPLLIFAVGLFLGGFSVFLGIGGGPLNVTLMVLLFSFTIKEAISYSIATVFFSQISKLGSVVLAGELGNYSLIFMIVAGVASVAGGYVGTALNQKLSNKNVSVIFQVLVLLLLFVSFYNTYMGLQ, encoded by the coding sequence ATGATCTATTTATTATATGCGGTGGTTATGTTCATCGCTTCAGTGACGGGGGCCTTGGCCGGTTTGGGCGGAGGCGTAATCATCAAACAATTGTTGGACGTCATCGGCTATCACAACGCGGTCGAAATCGGCTTCTACGCATCGGTAGCCATCTTCATCATGGGTATCGTGGCAATCGGAAAACTTTATCGCAACGGATTCCCATTCGATATCAAAATCGTTTCGCTCATCTCCATCGGATCGCTTGTGGGCGGATATTTAGGTCAAACGGCTTTCATGACGCTGATCAACAGCACCAAAGAAGGCTATGTGAAGGCGATCCAAGCAGTTTTGTTGGCCATCACGCTCGTATTGATCCTGTATTACGAAAGAAGGAAGGACAAAATCCGGCACTACCACGTGAAACAGCCCTTGTTGATTTTTGCGGTCGGCCTGTTTTTAGGCGGGTTCTCTGTCTTTCTCGGCATCGGCGGGGGCCCGCTGAATGTGACGTTGATGGTATTGTTGTTCTCCTTCACGATCAAGGAAGCGATCAGCTATTCGATTGCGACTGTTTTCTTTTCGCAGATTTCGAAGTTGGGAAGCGTCGTGTTGGCGGGTGAACTGGGGAACTATTCCTTGATCTTCATGATCGTCGCTGGAGTCGCGTCAGTGGCCGGCGGATATGTCGGGACCGCTCTGAATCAGAAATTGTCGAACAAAAATGTCTCTGTTATTTTCCAGGTGCTGGTTCTGTTGCTGTTGTTCGTGAGTTTCTACAACACCTATATGGGTTTGCAATAA
- the rhaB gene encoding rhamnulokinase, producing the protein MKYYAMIDIGASSGRIMLAEIDNKQLALQEVHRFKNGFSRIDGSDRWDIETIFQEILTGLSKLKALGVTECHLGIDTWAVDYCLIGTDGQLLQLPISYRDERTKDSMEKVAQVIDKETIYAKTGIQFLNFNTLYQLYEEDKGLLAKTDKILMIPDYLAYRLTGEMVGEVTNVSSSQMLNLETGEFDNDLLELVGIPREKFPELVVPGTKIGDVKAELTESYDLPKIEVIAAATHDTASAIVGVPALGGKWAYLSSGTWSLIGVENDAPINDGPAYEANFTNEWGAYGTYRFLKNITGMWFVQEIARNLDYRHSYGEMAQMAYAVEPFLQYVDLNDPRFLNPANMIAEIQAYCRERGEIVPETTGELVMCVYSNLALAYAHELKKVEALTKETIDVLHIVGGGANVKLLNQLTADVTGKLVVAGPTEGTAIGNLLVQMIAAGEFADLAEARKWLRSQIHVEEYPPNPIADREHLKKYEEKIGV; encoded by the coding sequence ATGAAGTACTATGCGATGATAGATATCGGAGCCTCCAGCGGGCGGATCATGCTGGCGGAAATAGACAACAAGCAATTGGCGTTGCAGGAAGTGCACCGTTTCAAAAATGGCTTCAGCCGCATCGACGGATCGGACAGATGGGATATCGAAACCATTTTCCAGGAAATCCTGACGGGGCTATCCAAACTGAAGGCACTCGGCGTGACGGAATGCCATCTCGGGATCGATACGTGGGCGGTCGACTACTGCCTGATCGGAACGGACGGCCAATTGCTGCAGCTGCCGATCAGTTACCGGGACGAACGCACGAAAGATTCGATGGAAAAAGTGGCGCAAGTGATCGACAAAGAAACGATCTACGCCAAAACGGGCATCCAATTCCTGAACTTCAATACTTTGTATCAACTGTATGAAGAGGACAAGGGCTTGTTGGCCAAAACCGACAAAATTTTGATGATACCGGATTACCTAGCATACCGGTTGACCGGTGAGATGGTCGGCGAAGTGACGAATGTCTCCTCGTCGCAGATGCTGAATCTCGAAACCGGCGAGTTCGACAACGACTTGCTTGAACTTGTCGGCATCCCGAGAGAGAAGTTCCCGGAACTGGTTGTGCCAGGAACGAAAATCGGCGATGTGAAGGCTGAACTGACGGAAAGCTATGATTTGCCCAAAATCGAAGTGATCGCTGCAGCGACGCACGATACGGCATCCGCCATCGTCGGCGTGCCGGCGCTGGGCGGGAAATGGGCCTACCTCAGCAGCGGCACCTGGTCGTTGATCGGGGTCGAAAACGACGCACCAATCAATGACGGTCCCGCCTACGAGGCGAACTTCACGAATGAGTGGGGCGCTTACGGCACCTATCGTTTCCTGAAGAACATCACGGGCATGTGGTTCGTGCAGGAAATTGCGCGCAACCTGGATTACCGCCACTCCTACGGCGAAATGGCGCAGATGGCCTATGCAGTCGAACCATTCCTGCAGTATGTCGATCTGAACGATCCGCGCTTCCTCAATCCGGCAAACATGATCGCGGAAATCCAAGCCTATTGCCGCGAACGGGGCGAAATCGTTCCGGAAACGACCGGCGAATTGGTGATGTGCGTGTACAGCAATCTGGCTTTGGCCTATGCGCATGAACTGAAGAAAGTCGAAGCATTAACGAAGGAAACGATTGATGTGCTGCACATCGTCGGCGGCGGAGCGAACGTCAAACTCCTGAATCAGCTGACTGCCGATGTCACCGGGAAGCTGGTCGTTGCCGGACCTACCGAAGGCACCGCAATCGGCAACCTGCTTGTGCAGATGATCGCAGCCGGCGAATTTGCTGACCTGGCGGAAGCCAGAAAATGGCTGAGAAGCCAGATCCATGTAGAAGAATACCCACCAAACCCGATCGCAGACCGGGAGCACTTAAAAAAATACGAAGAAAAGATTGGAGTATAG
- the galE gene encoding UDP-glucose 4-epimerase GalE: protein MSVLVTGGAGYIGSHTVVQLVNAGQEVVIVDNYSNSKPEVLNRIETITGKAPTFYEVDVLDREALDAVFAKEDIDSVIHFAGYKAVGESVAKPIEYYHNNITSSLVLCDVMRNHGVKKIVFSSSATVYGMNNVSPLTEDLPTSATNPYGYTKVMIEQILKDVAFADSEWSIALLRYFNPIGAHESGLIGEDPTGIPNNLMPYITQVAVGKLPRLSVFGDDYDTPDGTGVRDYIHVVDLALGHIKALDKIKETTGVGIYNLGTGVGYSVLDLVHNFEEANGVEIPYVIIDRRPGDVATCYADATKAKEELDWNAQKTLADMCRDSWNWQKNNPNGYE, encoded by the coding sequence ATGTCAGTATTAGTGACTGGAGGCGCCGGCTACATCGGCAGCCATACCGTAGTGCAATTAGTGAACGCAGGCCAGGAAGTGGTCATCGTCGACAACTATTCGAACAGCAAACCGGAAGTGTTGAACCGGATCGAAACGATCACCGGCAAAGCACCGACTTTCTACGAAGTGGACGTTCTGGACCGCGAAGCCTTGGACGCAGTCTTTGCAAAAGAGGATATCGACTCTGTCATCCATTTCGCGGGCTACAAAGCAGTCGGCGAATCCGTCGCGAAACCGATCGAATACTACCACAACAACATCACGAGCTCCTTGGTTTTATGCGATGTAATGCGTAACCACGGCGTGAAGAAGATCGTCTTCAGCTCTTCGGCGACGGTCTATGGCATGAACAACGTCTCGCCGCTGACGGAGGACTTGCCGACGAGCGCAACGAACCCTTACGGCTACACGAAAGTCATGATCGAGCAGATCCTGAAGGACGTGGCATTCGCCGATTCCGAGTGGAGCATCGCTTTGCTGCGCTACTTCAATCCGATCGGCGCGCATGAGTCCGGTCTGATCGGTGAAGACCCGACCGGCATCCCGAACAACCTGATGCCGTACATCACGCAAGTGGCGGTCGGCAAATTGCCGCGCTTGAGCGTATTCGGTGACGATTACGACACCCCGGACGGCACCGGCGTGCGCGACTACATCCATGTCGTCGACCTGGCGCTTGGCCACATCAAGGCCTTGGACAAGATCAAGGAAACGACTGGAGTCGGCATCTACAATCTCGGTACCGGCGTTGGCTACAGCGTCTTGGACTTGGTGCACAATTTCGAGGAAGCGAACGGAGTCGAAATCCCTTACGTGATCATCGACAGACGCCCCGGCGACGTCGCAACCTGCTATGCGGATGCGACAAAAGCGAAGGAAGAACTGGATTGGAACGCCCAGAAAACATTGGCGGACATGTGCCGTGATTCCTGGAATTGGCAAAAGAACAATCCGAACGGCTACGAATGA
- a CDS encoding galactokinase — MELTGLKQKFEELFGKGDYTAFFAPGRINLIGEHTDYNGGNVFPCAITLGTYAIAAKNDLKQVRLYSENFPEAGVISFDLADLDHKKADSWANYPKGMLRYLKEAGHTIPEGMDMVIFGNIPNGSGLSSSASLELLMGVVLDNLFDLNVDRLDLIKTGKRVENEFIGVNSGIMDQFAVGMGEENKAILLDCNTLEYEMVPVELGNHAIVIMNTKKRRELVDSKYNERRSECEEALAKLQKVVSVGSLGELDEETFENAKAVLESDVLYRRARHAVTENQRTLKAKAALQAGELEAFGQLMNQSHISLRDDYEVTGIELDTLVQAAWDQPGVLGARMTGAGFGGCAIAIVEKEAIPAFIENVGKTYEAAIGYPAEFYIAEISDGAKRL, encoded by the coding sequence ATGGAATTGACAGGGTTGAAGCAAAAATTTGAGGAACTATTCGGCAAAGGGGATTACACAGCATTTTTCGCACCGGGACGGATCAATCTGATCGGCGAGCACACAGACTACAACGGCGGAAATGTCTTTCCTTGCGCAATCACACTGGGAACTTACGCGATTGCGGCAAAAAATGATCTGAAGCAGGTCCGTCTTTACTCAGAAAATTTCCCGGAAGCCGGCGTCATCAGCTTCGATCTGGCCGATCTTGATCACAAAAAAGCTGACAGCTGGGCGAACTACCCGAAAGGCATGCTCCGTTATCTGAAGGAAGCCGGTCACACCATCCCGGAAGGCATGGATATGGTCATCTTCGGAAACATCCCGAACGGCTCTGGTCTGTCCTCATCCGCATCCCTTGAGCTGTTGATGGGTGTCGTTTTGGATAATCTGTTCGATTTGAACGTGGATCGTTTGGACCTCATCAAAACTGGCAAACGCGTGGAGAACGAGTTCATCGGCGTGAACAGCGGCATCATGGATCAGTTCGCTGTCGGCATGGGCGAGGAAAACAAAGCAATTTTGCTGGACTGCAATACGCTTGAATATGAAATGGTTCCTGTAGAATTGGGCAATCACGCAATCGTCATCATGAATACGAAAAAACGTCGCGAATTGGTCGACTCCAAGTACAACGAACGCCGCAGCGAATGCGAAGAAGCCTTGGCGAAACTGCAGAAGGTCGTATCGGTAGGCAGCCTAGGCGAACTCGATGAAGAAACGTTCGAAAATGCGAAAGCAGTTCTGGAGAGCGATGTCTTGTACCGCCGTGCGCGCCATGCCGTAACCGAGAACCAGCGTACATTGAAAGCCAAAGCGGCCTTGCAGGCGGGCGAATTGGAAGCATTCGGCCAGTTGATGAACCAGTCGCATATTTCTTTGCGGGACGATTATGAAGTGACCGGCATCGAATTGGATACCTTGGTTCAAGCCGCATGGGATCAACCGGGTGTCTTGGGCGCGCGTATGACCGGAGCGGGATTCGGCGGATGCGCGATTGCCATCGTCGAAAAAGAGGCGATTCCGGCCTTCATCGAAAATGTCGGTAAAACCTATGAAGCAGCGATCGGTTACCCGGCAGAATTCTACATCGCCGAAATCAGCGATGGCGCAAAACGGTTATAA